GCCCGATCGTGAGACTGCCTGTTGAACGTCCGATGGCACGTTGCTCCGACCTGAGCTATGCAACAACGAGATCTCCCTTGATCCTTGCCGGATGTGCTTGACGGTCTCCCATAATACGCTCACTTGGGGACTTCTTACTCCAGCTGTTCCAAGAGTCTCCGCTAGTTGAACCGCGTCCAGTAGACTCCCTGTTCCGCTCATCCCCTTCGTCAGCTGTTTGATCGGGATACTATTACCTAGGTTCCTAAACTTGGAATGGATGGCGGAGCGTAGGTGGCAAGCAGTTATATGGATACGGTGCTTTACCCGTAGACGCTTCTCCAGCTCTCGCAAGAATTGTATGGGAGTCGTCCTCGGAGGGACTTCCCGAATGACCGTACCGGGGAATTCTACCGTACTCCGTGCAGCTATTGTTGTTGATCCTGCAGAGCCTACCCAAAGGTTCAGGCCGGATTGTAGGAAGTGGGTGATACGTTTTTGTATTTCTATGAGAAGCTCTACGGCACCCACGATTCCCAGTAGTGAGTCGTCGGCATATCGCGCGTAACAAATCCTTATTAAGTAATGGTAATTGTTGGGGGCCAGCTTACGGGCCAGGCGTCTCTCTGACCTGATAACTAGTATCGCCTCCCCGCCCAGCTCTATCAGCAGGCCCCTTCTTTTGCAATACTTAATAAGGTCTCTCATGGCCCAATTATTATTAAAGCGTTCTCTACCATAGAATTCGGCCTTCGGGGTCAACCCGGCGGCTTCTATGAGGAAGGCGGCGCAAAGGAGGCTCGAGGGCTTGTGTTGGAAGGCGGCAAGGGCCGACGAAGGGGGGAAAACGAAAGGCGTTTTCTGGTCCCCCCTTCGCCGGGGGGTGCTTGTGGGGGGGGTGTGCCACGACGAAACAAGGGAATGAAAGGCCGCTTTGCGTTGGATGCTCTTTACCCTCCCCACAATGATGGCTCTGTTGTCTTGGGGAGCGTTGAAGCTTGCTTCTTCTCCAGAGTTTTCTTGGTCATCAATACGACCTGTCCTTAATAGAACCGATCTGATTCTCTGAACAATCGGAATTTCGTACTTCTGTCGGATCCTCCCTATCTCCTGATCGAGCTTGTGTAGGTAGATGTTGCCTGGTAGGGCCGATAGTAGTACACTGTGTGGGACGGAGTAAGGGCCCTTCTCACCTCCTACGAGTCGTCCGGCGGAAAAGAGTTTCTGAGTGGGGTAAAAGAACTTGGGATCGTCGATCTCTTCCTTAAAGATTGGGATGAGTCGATGTCGGTCGATGGTGTGAAAACACTTCCTGATGTCGAATTCCAAAAACCAGCGAGAGGTTCCCCACTCTTCTTTGATCCGTCTTAGGGCCGAGTGGCAGCCTCGACCCGAGCGGAAGTGCGATGTGTCTGGAAACTCGGGATCGTAAATGGATTCGGGTACCATTCTGATCGCCTCTTTCATGATCTTTTCTATAGGTAGAACTACTGTGAGCGGTCTAAACTTCGACccttatttctttcttcataTTGTAAAGGGGAGCAAAGCCCGTTTTTTGCTCCCTCTATTGATAGATCAGGGGCCCTCCTGCCGTCGTTTCAGTGACTCATAGGGCTTCCCTCAGTTCAGACTGGTGTCGCCACCTCTCCCAGGACCGGAATGATTATCCCTGCCCGATGGGTCTACATCCATCCCTGAATGTCGTCGGGTACTGTTAACTTCCCCGCCATTCTTGTAACCGTCACCTGTAATCCGCGCAGGTGTGTCCGCACCCCCCTGAGTGGACGAGAAAGAAAGGATTTCTCGGAGCAACCCCCCAGGTTCCAGACCCAGGAGTCAACTTTCCCGTATGAGCATTCGGTACATGTATCAGTCCGTGGAAGAGTGAAAGGGTCACCACTACTGAGGATCTCCCCCCTAATCTTAGATAGGTCGTCTGAGGGTTCGCCGCGGTTCATTGCTGTGCTTACACACTAGGCTACCCTTCTCCGAAAGCTCCGCGGGACCACCTACCACTAGTCTTCGGCCGGAGGGGTTTATTGCACAAAAACGCCGGGACGCAGGCTCCCGAAGAGGGAAGCCCAACGAATGTCAGATGCAAAGCCCCGCACCTCATTAAGATCATATTGGCATACtctcccaaaaaagaaagagcagACCCCATTGAAGACGGGAGTGAGGTACAACAAGGTGCGCGTTAGCGTCCACCGCCCTTCTCACGGAGCCG
The sequence above is drawn from the Telopea speciosissima isolate NSW1024214 ecotype Mountain lineage unplaced genomic scaffold, Tspe_v1 Tspe_v1.0126, whole genome shotgun sequence genome and encodes:
- the LOC122647729 gene encoding uncharacterized protein LOC122647729, with the protein product MKEAIRMVPESIYDPEFPDTSHFRSGRGCHSALRRIKEEWGTSRWFLEFDIRKCFHTIDRHRLIPIFKEEIDDPKFFYPTQKLFSAGRLVGGEKGPYSVPHSVLLSALPGNIYLHKLDQEIGRIRQKYEIPIVQRIRSVLLRTGRIDDQENSGEEASFNAPQDNRAIIVGRVKSIQRKAAFHSLVSSWHTPPTSTPRRRGDQKTPFVFPPSSALAAFQHKPSSLLCAAFLIEAAGLTPKAEFYGRERFNNNWAMRDLIKYCKRRGLLIELGGEAILVIRSERRLARKLAPNNYHYLIRICYARYADDSLLGIVGAVELLIEIQKRITHFLQSGLNLWVGSAGSTTIAARSTVEFPGTVIREVPPRTTPIQFLRELEKRLRVKHRIHITACHLRSAIHSKFRNLGNSIPIKQLTKGMSGTGSLLDAVQLAETLGTAGVRSPQVSVLWETVKHIRQGSREISLLHSSGRSNVPSDVQQAVSRSGMSVRKLSLYTPAGRKAVGEGGGHWAGSFSSEFPIQIEAPIKKILRRLRDRGIISRRRPWPIHVACLTNVSDGDIVNWSAGIAISPLSYYRCRDNLYQVRTIVDHQIRWSAIFTPAHKHKSSARNIIPKYPKDSNIVNQEGGKTLAEFPNSIELGKLGPGQDPNNKEHSTTSLV